The following are encoded together in the Cetobacterium ceti genome:
- a CDS encoding type I phosphomannose isomerase catalytic subunit produces the protein MYPLKFKKHLVEKVWGGKKFNTILNMEIPENKNIGESWEVSCHEGGLSYVENGELSGKGLFEIIGEKKEEVLGEEIIKKFGEKFPLLIKYLDINDKLSVQVHPNNEYALRVEKEFGKSESWYVIDASEDAKLIMGLKDGVTKEIFKEKVEKGDFNDVFNIVSVKKGDFINIEPGTVHGTLEGSILICETQQNSDTTYRIYDFDRLVNGKKRDLHIEKALDVINFGIIPEISKEEDRKKIELLGGTKEELIRGEYFNIDRFLIDGIFKDEINRNFKVYSILDGEGNLLVQGKSFSAKKGDTYFIPGKLEIIIEGKIEILKSYI, from the coding sequence ATGTATCCATTAAAGTTTAAAAAACATTTAGTTGAAAAGGTTTGGGGAGGAAAAAAATTTAATACCATATTAAATATGGAAATTCCTGAAAATAAAAATATAGGAGAATCATGGGAAGTGAGTTGTCATGAGGGGGGATTATCCTATGTAGAAAATGGAGAGCTAAGTGGAAAAGGATTATTTGAAATAATAGGAGAGAAAAAGGAAGAGGTTTTAGGAGAGGAAATTATAAAAAAATTTGGAGAAAAATTTCCATTACTTATAAAATATTTAGATATAAATGACAAATTATCTGTTCAAGTTCATCCAAATAATGAATATGCTCTTAGGGTAGAAAAGGAATTTGGAAAAAGTGAATCTTGGTATGTAATAGATGCCAGTGAAGATGCCAAATTAATTATGGGATTAAAAGATGGAGTTACAAAGGAAATTTTTAAGGAGAAAGTTGAAAAGGGAGATTTCAATGATGTTTTTAATATAGTTTCTGTAAAAAAAGGGGATTTTATAAATATAGAGCCTGGAACAGTTCATGGTACTTTAGAGGGATCTATTTTAATATGTGAAACTCAGCAAAATTCAGATACAACTTATAGAATTTATGATTTTGATAGACTGGTAAATGGGAAAAAAAGAGATTTACATATAGAAAAGGCTTTAGATGTTATAAATTTTGGAATAATTCCAGAAATTTCAAAGGAAGAAGATAGAAAAAAAATAGAACTTCTAGGTGGAACAAAGGAGGAGCTTATAAGAGGAGAATATTTTAATATAGATAGATTTTTAATAGATGGAATATTTAAAGATGAAATTAATAGAAATTTTAAAGTATACTCTATATTAGATGGAGAAGGGAATCTTTTAGTTCAGGGAAAATCTTTTAGTGCCAAAAAAGGGGATACCTATTTTATTCCTGGAAAATTAGAAATTATAATAGAGGGTAAAATAGAAATTTTAAAATCTTATATATAA
- a CDS encoding NAD(P)-dependent malic enzyme, which yields MATVYEKSLELHEENHGKIAIRSKVDVNNKEELSLAYSPGVAAPCLAIKENKEDVYKYTAKGNMVAVISDGSAVLGLGNIGPEAGLPVMEGKAILFKKFANVDAFPICLDTQDTEEIIKTVKYLAPSFGGVNLEDISAPRCIEIETRLKEELDIPVFHDDQHGTAIVVVAGLINAFKLTNRTFEKSKFVVNGAGAAGSSIIKLIAKMGGKNIVVNDKDGIINRDDMETYDFSKKELATITNPDNIKGGLKEAIIGADVFIGVSIGNVLTVDMVKEMNKDSIIFAMANPTPEIMPEDALKGGALVVGTGRSDYPNQVNNVLAFPGIFRGALDAKAKKITEEMKIAAAVGIAKLVKEEELSPTYVIPDAFNPEVAKVVAGEVMRIAKEQGVTR from the coding sequence ATGGCAACTGTTTATGAGAAATCACTTGAATTACATGAAGAAAATCATGGTAAAATAGCTATTAGATCAAAAGTTGATGTTAATAATAAAGAGGAATTAAGTTTAGCTTATTCTCCAGGAGTAGCAGCACCATGTTTAGCTATTAAGGAAAATAAAGAGGATGTATATAAATATACAGCAAAGGGAAATATGGTAGCTGTAATTTCTGATGGATCAGCTGTATTAGGATTAGGAAATATAGGCCCAGAAGCAGGACTTCCTGTTATGGAAGGAAAGGCAATTTTATTTAAAAAATTTGCCAATGTAGATGCCTTTCCAATCTGTTTAGATACTCAAGATACAGAAGAAATCATAAAAACAGTAAAATATTTAGCTCCATCCTTTGGAGGAGTTAACTTAGAAGATATTTCAGCCCCAAGATGTATTGAAATAGAAACAAGATTAAAAGAAGAATTAGATATACCAGTATTCCACGATGACCAACATGGAACAGCTATAGTTGTAGTTGCAGGACTAATTAATGCTTTTAAGCTAACAAATAGAACCTTTGAAAAAAGTAAATTTGTAGTAAATGGCGCAGGAGCAGCAGGAAGTTCTATAATAAAATTAATAGCAAAAATGGGTGGAAAAAATATAGTTGTAAATGATAAAGATGGAATAATAAATAGAGATGATATGGAAACATATGATTTCTCTAAAAAAGAACTTGCAACAATAACAAACCCAGATAATATAAAAGGCGGATTAAAGGAAGCCATAATAGGAGCAGATGTATTCATAGGAGTATCCATAGGAAATGTGTTAACAGTTGATATGGTAAAAGAAATGAATAAAGATTCTATAATATTTGCTATGGCAAATCCAACACCAGAAATAATGCCAGAAGATGCTTTAAAGGGAGGAGCTTTAGTAGTTGGAACAGGAAGATCAGATTATCCAAACCAAGTAAATAATGTTCTAGCCTTCCCAGGAATCTTTAGAGGAGCATTAGATGCTAAGGCTAAGAAGATAACAGAGGAAATGAAAATAGCCGCAGCTGTGGGAATAGCTAAATTAGTAAAAGAAGAGGAATTATCACCAACATATGTAATTCCAGATGCTTTTAATCCAGAAGTAGCTAAGGTAGTAGCTGGAGAAGTTATGAGAATAGCTAAGGAACAAGGTGTTACTAGATAA
- a CDS encoding fumarate hydratase produces MKVLDLQKVTDEVARLCIEANYFIGKDVLEKLKEAEAKETSKLGKVILGQIIENDNIAANESVPMCQDTGLAVIFLEIGTEVKIEGDIYEAINAGVRKGYIDGYLRKSVVKHPLDRVNTKDNTPAVIHTKLVPGSDKVKIIVAPKGGGSENMSTVKMLKPADGVEGVKKLVIETVKNAGGNPCPPIIVGVGIGGNLEKSAQLAKEALLRNVNDESSDPIVAALEKELLELVNNTNVGPQGLGGMTTALAVKIETYPCHFATLPVAINLNCHAARHKEVTL; encoded by the coding sequence ATGAAAGTTCTAGATTTACAAAAAGTTACTGACGAAGTGGCTAGACTTTGTATCGAAGCAAACTATTTTATTGGTAAAGATGTTTTAGAGAAGTTAAAAGAAGCTGAAGCAAAAGAAACTAGTAAACTTGGAAAGGTTATATTAGGGCAGATTATTGAAAATGATAATATTGCTGCTAATGAGTCTGTACCTATGTGCCAAGATACTGGTTTAGCTGTTATTTTCCTTGAAATTGGAACTGAGGTTAAAATTGAAGGAGATATTTACGAGGCTATTAACGCTGGAGTTAGAAAGGGATATATAGATGGTTATTTAAGAAAATCTGTAGTTAAACACCCTTTAGATAGAGTTAATACTAAGGATAATACTCCTGCTGTTATTCATACTAAACTAGTTCCTGGATCTGATAAAGTTAAAATTATCGTTGCACCTAAAGGTGGAGGTTCAGAAAATATGAGTACAGTTAAAATGTTAAAACCAGCCGATGGAGTTGAAGGGGTTAAAAAATTAGTTATTGAAACTGTTAAAAATGCTGGTGGAAATCCATGTCCTCCTATTATTGTTGGAGTTGGAATTGGTGGAAACTTAGAAAAGTCAGCACAACTTGCTAAGGAAGCTCTTTTAAGAAATGTAAATGATGAAAGTAGTGATCCAATTGTTGCTGCTTTAGAAAAAGAATTATTAGAATTAGTAAATAATACAAATGTAGGTCCTCAAGGACTTGGAGGAATGACTACAGCTCTAGCTGTTAAAATTGAAACATATCCTTGTCACTTTGCTACTTTACCTGTTGCTATTAATTTAAACTGTCACGCTGCTAGACATAAGGAGGTTACACTATGA
- the speE gene encoding polyamine aminopropyltransferase yields the protein MTNLWFTEKWSKDTRFSIKVKTHLYSEKTPFQQIDFFNSEEYGNFFTLDGFIMVTEKDEFIYHDMITHVPMGTNPKIKKVLVIGAGDGGTVRELTKYDHIEKIDMVEIDERVVLLCEKYLPITACKLRDKRVNLYFQDGLEFVKDSKEIYDLIIVDSTDPISVGEGLFTENFYKNCFRILSEEGILVNQHESPFYENFKVEMVKAHQKLKNIFPIATVYQIHQPTYASGHWMLGFASKKYDPILNHNPEQWESLNIKTKYYNSNIHKGAFALPNYVLDILNK from the coding sequence ATGACAAATTTATGGTTTACTGAAAAATGGTCAAAAGACACAAGATTTTCAATAAAAGTAAAAACACATCTTTATTCAGAAAAAACTCCATTTCAACAAATTGATTTTTTTAACTCAGAGGAGTATGGAAATTTCTTTACACTAGATGGTTTTATAATGGTCACTGAAAAAGATGAATTTATATATCATGATATGATTACCCATGTGCCTATGGGTACTAATCCTAAAATAAAAAAAGTTTTAGTAATCGGAGCGGGAGATGGAGGTACTGTAAGAGAACTTACCAAATATGACCATATTGAAAAAATTGATATGGTTGAAATTGATGAAAGAGTTGTTCTTCTCTGTGAAAAATATCTCCCTATTACAGCTTGTAAATTAAGAGATAAAAGAGTTAACCTTTATTTTCAAGATGGATTAGAATTTGTAAAAGATTCAAAGGAAATATATGATTTAATTATTGTTGATTCCACAGATCCAATATCTGTAGGAGAAGGACTTTTTACAGAAAATTTTTATAAAAATTGTTTTAGAATTTTATCTGAAGAGGGAATTTTAGTTAATCAACATGAGTCACCATTTTATGAAAATTTTAAAGTTGAAATGGTTAAAGCCCATCAAAAATTAAAAAATATTTTCCCAATTGCAACTGTATATCAAATACATCAACCAACATATGCTTCAGGTCATTGGATGCTAGGATTTGCTTCTAAAAAATATGATCCTATTTTAAATCACAATCCTGAACAATGGGAATCTTTAAATATAAAAACTAAATATTATAATTCTAATATCCATAAGGGAGCCTTTGCTCTACCTAACTATGTTTTAGACATTTTAAATAAGTAA
- a CDS encoding Fe-S-containing hydro-lyase, whose translation MIKLTTPLKDEDIAKLKAGDAVSITGVIYTARDAAHARLVKLLEDGKELPFDVKGQIIYYVGPTPAKPGHAIGSAGPTTSYRMDPYAPTLLDQGLKGMIGKGARGKEVRDSIVKNKAVYFAAVGGAAALIAKSIKEAEIIAYEDLGAEAVRRMEVVDFPAIVIDDIEGNDLYEIARKSAK comes from the coding sequence ATGATTAAGTTAACTACACCTTTAAAGGATGAAGATATTGCAAAATTAAAAGCTGGAGATGCAGTTAGTATCACTGGAGTTATTTACACAGCAAGAGATGCGGCTCACGCAAGACTTGTAAAATTATTAGAAGATGGAAAAGAATTACCTTTTGATGTAAAAGGTCAAATTATATATTATGTTGGGCCAACTCCAGCTAAACCTGGACACGCCATTGGTAGTGCTGGTCCTACAACAAGTTACAGAATGGATCCATATGCTCCTACTTTACTTGATCAAGGTCTTAAAGGAATGATCGGTAAAGGTGCTAGAGGAAAAGAAGTTAGAGATTCAATAGTTAAAAATAAAGCCGTATATTTTGCCGCTGTTGGTGGAGCTGCTGCTTTAATTGCTAAATCAATAAAAGAAGCTGAAATTATTGCCTATGAAGATTTAGGTGCTGAAGCTGTTAGAAGAATGGAAGTTGTAGATTTTCCTGCTATAGTTATTGATGATATAGAAGGAAATGACCTTTATGAAATTGCTAGAAAATCTGCTAAATAG
- a CDS encoding PTS sugar transporter subunit IIA: MGLFDFFKKKKEEDWFEIYSPLNGKVIDLSEIPDEAFAQKMIGDGCGIDPAEGSIYAPVDGEIDIFATNHAVSFETPNGLEMIVHFGIDTVKLNGEGFTRIAEPGSTVKVGDELVKYNLEYIRENAKSVKTPVIISNMDMVEKLEVVATGDVKAGDLLMRVKIKK, from the coding sequence ATGGGATTATTTGATTTTTTTAAAAAGAAAAAAGAAGAGGATTGGTTTGAAATCTATTCACCATTAAATGGAAAGGTGATAGATTTAAGTGAGATTCCTGATGAGGCTTTTGCACAGAAAATGATAGGGGATGGATGTGGAATTGACCCAGCTGAAGGATCTATTTATGCTCCAGTAGATGGAGAAATTGATATTTTTGCTACAAATCATGCTGTTAGTTTTGAAACTCCAAACGGTCTTGAGATGATTGTTCACTTTGGTATTGATACAGTAAAATTAAATGGTGAAGGATTTACTAGAATTGCTGAACCTGGTTCAACAGTTAAAGTTGGTGACGAATTAGTTAAATACAATCTTGAATATATCAGAGAAAACGCTAAATCAGTAAAAACACCTGTAATCATTTCTAATATGGATATGGTTGAAAAACTTGAAGTTGTTGCTACTGGTGACGTAAAAGCTGGAGACCTTTTAATGAGAGTTAAAATAAAAAAATAA